In the genome of Bacteroidota bacterium, one region contains:
- a CDS encoding tetratricopeptide repeat protein, whose protein sequence is MAKISRNVFLALLLMFGGLSQPAAAQMPPENGDRVFAEAFKLHTDQLFEQANHAFDKFRRQYPQHINAPEALYYQAESSLVVGREEEAVHLFSQFQDLYPSHPLAFEARLALGKYYYAAGQHDKAINTLARVVQKNPPDEVAARALYWMGESALNLNNLAEAVGYFERAAIEYPETTTAPIALYAVAATQVRQENPEAAVRFFELLSARYPQSPYTQNLGLTLAEVYYELGDYRRSIDEVKRRLPNLSGPALDRANFLLAESHNQLRESDQAIVYYRRFTENNADSPFYRNALYGLAWNYHSEGAYQWAAEHFGQVLQQRQKDELAANAAYYRAVNTKLAGQPFEALNMYKDAAAQYPKNEISDQIMFELGMTAYELRRWEEARDAFTRVINEFPASNRRGQAFFRRGSSFIALGDFDAALSNFDRAIALDAAPASLKQEVIFQKAWLQYRSGNYSASAPAFMELFQKNASTEVGGEALFWAAESYHQLGDLLRASQLFRQYLRGYSGGKQADAAHYALGWTHFKQGNYESAIGEFRQFLSQYRNVDEFVPYRTDALLRMADSYYALKRYPEAIQTYARIGGEDGNDYALYQVGQAYYNAGEGFEAITTFRRLLRDFPESDWVEESQYNLGYLYFQNQNYQEAIGEYQKLIRDYPRDPLAAKAQYGIGDAQFNAGNMEEAVESYRTVLQQYPNSPFSSDAAAGIQTALIVLGDEERASEIIESFAGDSNSNALADEMRFRQAEVKYQTGQIDEALLDFQRFVRNSENTQLLPDAYFYLGSIFSERNRPQEAEAYLKRIVTRHPQSPRNADATRKLGDLLLAQNRSQEALDTFQSLEGLQADNPQVVGEARYGQAKALLQLGRQAEAERLLNELTQAGGDPSQLGPVQLGLARVYESEGRTQDAVNMYRNVVDQNLDATGAEALYRLGQLLVNQGQDRAALEELGRMSVLYAGYSDWVAQGYLAQATAFRNLGQRGDALQLYNRIIEEYSGTTFADLAAKEKASL, encoded by the coding sequence ATGGCTAAAATCTCTCGAAACGTTTTTCTGGCTCTTTTGCTGATGTTTGGCGGCCTGAGTCAGCCGGCAGCTGCGCAGATGCCTCCCGAGAACGGTGACCGGGTTTTTGCAGAAGCATTCAAACTGCATACCGATCAGTTGTTTGAACAGGCCAATCATGCGTTTGATAAATTTCGCCGACAATACCCGCAGCACATCAACGCACCGGAAGCGCTGTATTATCAGGCGGAGTCTTCGCTGGTTGTTGGCCGCGAAGAGGAAGCTGTGCATTTATTCAGCCAGTTTCAAGATCTATACCCTTCTCATCCCCTTGCGTTTGAAGCCCGGCTGGCCCTCGGCAAATACTACTACGCTGCCGGCCAGCACGACAAAGCCATTAACACCCTGGCCCGTGTTGTCCAGAAAAACCCACCCGACGAAGTTGCTGCGCGCGCACTCTATTGGATGGGCGAGTCAGCGCTGAATCTCAACAACCTCGCAGAAGCCGTTGGGTACTTCGAACGGGCAGCCATTGAATACCCGGAAACAACCACTGCACCAATCGCCCTGTATGCCGTTGCAGCAACACAGGTGCGCCAGGAAAACCCGGAAGCCGCTGTTCGGTTTTTCGAACTGCTCTCTGCGCGCTACCCGCAGTCTCCCTATACGCAGAACCTCGGATTAACGCTTGCTGAAGTGTATTACGAATTGGGCGACTACCGCCGGTCTATCGATGAAGTGAAACGCCGGCTACCCAACCTGAGCGGCCCCGCACTCGACCGCGCAAACTTCCTGCTGGCTGAATCGCACAACCAGCTCCGCGAAAGCGACCAGGCCATTGTCTATTACAGACGCTTCACGGAAAACAACGCTGACAGTCCGTTTTACCGCAACGCCCTTTATGGCCTCGCATGGAATTACCACTCGGAAGGTGCCTACCAGTGGGCAGCTGAGCATTTTGGGCAAGTGCTCCAGCAGCGCCAGAAAGACGAACTTGCAGCCAACGCTGCATACTACCGCGCCGTTAACACCAAACTGGCAGGCCAGCCTTTCGAAGCGCTGAACATGTATAAAGATGCAGCCGCCCAGTATCCCAAGAACGAAATCTCGGACCAGATCATGTTTGAGCTCGGGATGACGGCGTATGAGTTACGCAGGTGGGAAGAAGCCCGCGATGCGTTCACCCGCGTGATCAATGAATTCCCGGCATCCAACCGCCGCGGCCAGGCATTTTTCCGGCGCGGCAGTTCGTTTATTGCGCTCGGTGATTTTGACGCAGCGCTGAGTAATTTTGACCGGGCCATCGCGCTTGACGCAGCACCGGCTTCGCTCAAGCAGGAAGTTATTTTCCAGAAAGCCTGGCTGCAATACCGCAGCGGCAATTATTCAGCGTCAGCGCCAGCATTCATGGAGCTGTTTCAGAAAAACGCGTCCACCGAAGTTGGCGGCGAAGCCCTCTTCTGGGCAGCAGAGAGCTACCATCAGTTAGGTGACCTCCTGCGCGCTTCGCAGCTTTTCCGGCAATACCTCCGCGGCTACAGCGGCGGCAAACAAGCTGACGCTGCACACTATGCCCTTGGCTGGACACACTTCAAACAGGGCAACTACGAATCAGCCATCGGTGAATTCCGGCAATTCCTCAGTCAATACAGAAATGTAGACGAGTTTGTCCCCTACCGGACCGACGCCCTGCTCCGCATGGCCGACAGCTACTATGCACTCAAGCGTTACCCGGAAGCCATCCAAACCTACGCCCGTATCGGCGGCGAAGATGGCAACGACTACGCCCTCTACCAGGTTGGACAGGCCTATTATAACGCCGGTGAAGGATTTGAAGCAATTACCACGTTCCGCCGGCTCCTGCGCGACTTCCCTGAAAGTGACTGGGTTGAAGAATCACAATACAACCTCGGCTACTTGTATTTCCAGAACCAGAATTACCAGGAAGCCATTGGCGAATACCAGAAACTGATTCGGGATTATCCGAGGGACCCGCTTGCAGCCAAAGCCCAGTATGGCATTGGCGACGCACAGTTTAATGCCGGCAACATGGAAGAGGCGGTCGAATCTTACCGCACCGTGCTCCAGCAATATCCTAACAGCCCGTTTTCTTCTGATGCAGCAGCCGGCATCCAGACGGCGCTCATTGTTTTGGGTGATGAAGAACGCGCCAGCGAAATCATCGAATCGTTTGCCGGCGACAGCAACTCAAACGCCCTTGCAGATGAAATGCGATTCCGCCAGGCAGAAGTGAAATATCAGACCGGCCAGATTGACGAAGCGTTGCTCGACTTCCAGCGGTTTGTCCGTAATTCCGAAAATACGCAACTCCTCCCTGATGCGTACTTCTATCTGGGTTCAATTTTCTCCGAGCGTAACCGTCCCCAGGAAGCAGAGGCATACCTCAAACGTATCGTCACCCGCCACCCGCAGAGCCCGCGTAACGCCGACGCTACACGGAAGCTGGGCGACTTGCTCCTCGCACAAAACAGAAGCCAGGAAGCGCTAGACACCTTCCAAAGCCTGGAAGGGTTGCAAGCAGATAACCCACAAGTGGTTGGGGAAGCGCGCTACGGCCAGGCCAAAGCGCTCTTGCAACTGGGCCGACAGGCAGAAGCGGAGCGGTTGCTCAATGAATTGACACAAGCCGGCGGCGATCCGTCACAGCTGGGGCCAGTCCAGTTGGGCCTTGCCCGCGTTTACGAAAGTGAAGGCCGCACCCAGGATGCCGTCAACATGTACCGGAATGTTGTTGATCAAAACCTCGATGCAACAGGTGCTGAAGCGCTGTACCGTCTCGGACAATTGCTGGTCAACCAGGGACAAGATCGGGCTGCACTCGAAGAGCTTGGCCGCATGTCGGTGCTCTATGCCGGCTACTCCGACTGGGTTGCCCAGGGCTACCTGGCACAGGCCACAGCATTCCGTAATCTGGGCCAGCGCGGTGACGCCCTGCAGCTCTACAATCGCATCATAGAAGAATACAGTGGTACAACGTTCGCAGATTTGGCAGCAAAAGAGAAGGCTTCGCTCTAA